A region of the Vibrio sp. YMD68 genome:
GCTGCAGCATCTGACAAAAGTTTTCACTCTGTAGATTGTATTGAGTCATCATTAAAATCTGAACCTCTGGCTCAGATAAACCCATATTTAGACCTTTCATACATTCCCTTTAACTAATACTTCCAAAGTGCTAACAACACTAAATCTACAAACACAAAGACTCGAATAACAAGATGGTCAATATATAGTAAAAATTAGGTCATTAATATTTGGAAACATTAGGAAAGTATTAGAATCTCAAAAGTGAAACATCAACTTTACTATTATTCTAAACTTTTGAATGAACTCGCGTTAGATATAAAAAAGTCTTTATAACTAGGTTTGCACTTTCTACGCTATATTCAAATATGATTATTTGCCCACAGTAGTGCTTGTAATCGATTTTTTGCATTTATCTTCTTAAATATATTGTGTAAATGCGTTTTAACCGTATTTTCGCTGACGAATAACTTGTCTGCAATTTGCATGTTTGAAGCCCCATGACCAAGTAGCTGCATGATCTGCTTCTCTCTTTTGGTCAAACTAGCAAACTCCCTAGTTCCCGTATGCTGTCTACTGCCACGAAAATACTGAATGTAATCTTGAGCAAAGCGCCTAGATAACCACATTTCGTTCTGAAGAATCTTTGTCATACCTTTTACGAAATTGTCTATATTATCATCAATATAAAATACGCCGACAAGGTCTCTCCACCTGAATAGCTTTGAAGACTCTACATTTTTAGGGCAGTTTATAAGCACTTCTTTTAGCGAGTTAGATTCTTGAACACGAAGGCGGCCATAAACTGAAAAGTCTTCATCACTGAATACTGAAAAGTCCGCTAACACGATAGGGTGAATAACAGGTTGCTGACTTCTATGGTCTGAAAGAGAAGTAAGAGGAACAATCTCTACAGAAAGATCCAAATTAGATTCTAACGATTGCTTAAGCAGGTTAGATTGCATACTAAGTTCAGATAGTAAGGTTACCTTAGTACGCTGGCTTTCATTCATGTCTGGCTCCTGGTGACGCATTTTACTAAAATTAAATGACAGTAAATGAATCTAACCGCCACACTGGATATGTGGCTATTTTAACAACACATTGTGATGACAAAAAGAATGAAAATATCAGCATTTTGGCCCTAGTTTGAGATCATACTTTCTCATGCTTTAGACCTAGAGACGAGCACAAGCATCGTTCCACAGGAGAAGAGAAGCCGCTATCTACTCACTTGTTAGTCGTCTAACGCTGTCTAATGGTAAGTTTGGTAGAAGAAGTAAAGTGTAATCGCAACACTAGAACCGATCACAAAGTAACGAATGTACGCTTGAGGTATTTTTGAAGATATTCTCGCCGCAGCATAACCACCAACTAAAGAGCCAACCAATACCGCGCCGCCGCGCTGCCAATCAATCATATTCTCAACAACAAACAACACAATAGCCGAAAGAGACACGCAAGAAGAGATAACAAGCTTAAGCCCGTTCATTTGGTGAATATTTTGACAGCCCGCCAAAACCAGATAACTTAAGGCGACAACACCTAATCCTGCGTTGAAAAAACCACCGTACGCAGAAACAAACAACAAGGTCAGCGCCAACGTAATGCTTGCCAATCTTTTTGAATATTGACCCTGGGGAACGAAACGTTTAACCATCTGTTGCATCGGTTGACCAAAGATGAACAGAAGGGTTGCAAACCCAAGTAACCATGGAATAGAAACGAGAAAAGTGTTCTCAGGAATACTCAAAAGCAGGTACGCACCCAGGGCCCCACCTAAGAGGCTGATGACGATGAGTTTGAGTAATTGCTTATCGTTTGTCAGTTCATGCCGAAAACCATAAGCACCACTTAAGTATCCAGAACTGACTGCAAACGTATTCGTCGCGTTAGCGGCAATAGGCGGAACTCCACACGCAAGAAGAGCAGGAAACGTTATAAAACTGCCTCCACCAGCAACAGAATTCAATATTCCACCAGCAACACCTGCGCTAAACAACAACATCCACTCTAATAGCATTGACTTTCCTTGTCTCAAGCTAGAACGATACGTTAACCCAACATACACGTTATTGATTTAAAAGTAATCAGCCTACTTTTTTAATCAATAAGAAGGCTTCACATGATGTTAGCAAAAAACCTTGCGGCGATAAGTTACCTCAAATTATGGAGTTTGTAGATCCGCTACGATCTCTTTCCATTCGGTTAATTCACTGCGAAATCGTTTCAACTGCTTATCACTCACGGTTTTAGACAACTCAACAATGTAGCGTTGACTCACTGAGCGGTTGTACTCAATTATTTTTTTAAGCTCAGGCGAAAAATACTGTTCAGATTCAAACAGTAGTCGATGAAAGTTGGGCTGGAAATAACTCAAGTCATCTCGCTTATCCAAGAGGCGCTGCCATTCTTCACGCATTCTCGTTTGATAGGCCATCCACTCATAGGCTGAAATCCTAAAATCTTGGGACCAACGCTCTACGATTTTCTGCTGTTCGTTATTCAGACGGCCTAACCAAGTCTCAACTCGATCACTAATACGCTCTTGATACCGTGCATAGATTTCTTGCTCTGACAAATCTTGGTACTTATTTCTGTATTCCTCGTGCCGCTTAGAAAGATTCTCAAGAAGTTGCTCTACCTGCTCATCGGTCAACGTTTGAATCAGCGAGTAAAGATCCGGAGCGACTCGTGTTAACAATCGCTCGGAGTGCTGCTCTATTTGTTTTAAATGTAGGGCTATGGCATCTTGCGTTAGCGTGTCGGGGGAAATCAGTAACAGCGAATCAATATGTGCTTCATACAGAGGAAGCTCTTCCTGTCTATGCCAATCTTTTAATTGCTGAATTTGGAGTGTCAAGATGTCGTCTTGATCGCCGGTTAGATCAACAAAATCATCAAGATACTCCAGGATAAACCAGTCTACGTTGCGATAGGCAAATTTCGTCCCGCAACTCATTAATAACATACAAACTAACACGATGACTGCGCTTCTCAATGTTCACCTCCTTTCTACTGATCATAGGCATACTCAAAATATAGCACCTATTGTATTGATATCGCGAGGGTCTTGATTGTTTTGGTTCACCCCTTTAAGTGAGACCACAGGACGGCTTCAAAAACAGATTACCTTGCAGAGAACTAGTAATTGAGGAACAGACGAGTAAAATCAGCATTCACTTCATCATTAAGCCAGTTTTAGTCTAGATATGAATATCTCAGAGCCCTGTTTTACTCGATTTATCGCTTCCCCTAACGGGATCGCCATGCCCGAGCGTTTTACTTTTCCGTTCTACTATCAGCCTCACCCACTGTGTGAGCAAGCGGCTCATGAATTACAACATAGGCTCGACACTCAAACAGACTGGGTACATGATTTTGGGCTAGTCAACGGTTCAAAGCGCGGCACAGGAAAAATGTTTGGTGTATTGGTGGTACAAAATGCACGAGGTGAACTTGGTTATTTAAGCGCTTTTTCAGGGAAAATTGCCGATCAAAATCTTCTTCCCGGCTTTGTGCCACCTGTGTTTGACATGTTAAGTAGTGACAGTTTTTTTCGCTCAGAGCTGGATGAAATCACTCAAATTAGCCATGAGATAAAACAGCGACAATCTAATCCGAAGATCGCAGAGTTGACGCAACAACTCAAGCAACAATCAACAGACTTCGCTGAGCGTATCGAAACACATCGACAAGCGATGATAAAGCATAGGGCGCAGAGAAAAGAGCAACGACGAGTGCTCGATGATGGTAGTGAAAAGAACAAGCAAGCATTGATTCAGTTGAGTCGAGAAAGTGTAGCGGAAAAAAATGGCTTAAAGCAATTGAAAGCGCATCAAGATGAAATCCTGTCTAAACTCCAACACCAATTATCGCAATTAACGGATGAGATAAGCGCTATGCTTGATCAGCGCAGGAGCATGTCGAATGCGTTACAGCATAAGTTGTTTGAACAGTACCAGTTTTTGAACCAGGCTGGAGTAGAAAAGTCACTCAACGCTATTTTCAACACAACATCAACGCCAGTACCACCAGCAGGATCAGGTGAATGCGCAGCGCCTAAGCTACTGCAATACGCATTCATGCATCAACTTAAACCTGTATGTTTGGCTGAGTTCTGGTGGGGGGTATCCCCTAAGT
Encoded here:
- a CDS encoding RluA family pseudouridine synthase, producing the protein MNISEPCFTRFIASPNGIAMPERFTFPFYYQPHPLCEQAAHELQHRLDTQTDWVHDFGLVNGSKRGTGKMFGVLVVQNARGELGYLSAFSGKIADQNLLPGFVPPVFDMLSSDSFFRSELDEITQISHEIKQRQSNPKIAELTQQLKQQSTDFAERIETHRQAMIKHRAQRKEQRRVLDDGSEKNKQALIQLSRESVAEKNGLKQLKAHQDEILSKLQHQLSQLTDEISAMLDQRRSMSNALQHKLFEQYQFLNQAGVEKSLNAIFNTTSTPVPPAGSGECAAPKLLQYAFMHQLKPVCLAEFWWGVSPKSEIRQHKKYYPSCQSKCLPILTHMLEGIELDPNPLLENPAEGKEIDILYQDDAIVVVNKPAEFLSVPGKHISDSVITRLTEQFTDVEGPFVIHRLDMSTSGLLVFALTRRANKSLQKQFITRSVEKRYVALIEGTLEQSCGDVLLPLRGDLYDRPRQLVCFEHGKAAETHWEKIATTNGRTKLYLYPKTGRTHQLRVHCAHQNGLNMPIVGDDLYGTKEQRLHLHAESLTFEHPYSKERMHFQVDSDF
- a CDS encoding LuxR C-terminal-related transcriptional regulator; translated protein: MNESQRTKVTLLSELSMQSNLLKQSLESNLDLSVEIVPLTSLSDHRSQQPVIHPIVLADFSVFSDEDFSVYGRLRVQESNSLKEVLINCPKNVESSKLFRWRDLVGVFYIDDNIDNFVKGMTKILQNEMWLSRRFAQDYIQYFRGSRQHTGTREFASLTKREKQIMQLLGHGASNMQIADKLFVSENTVKTHLHNIFKKINAKNRLQALLWANNHI
- a CDS encoding DUF6279 family lipoprotein — its product is MRSAVIVLVCMLLMSCGTKFAYRNVDWFILEYLDDFVDLTGDQDDILTLQIQQLKDWHRQEELPLYEAHIDSLLLISPDTLTQDAIALHLKQIEQHSERLLTRVAPDLYSLIQTLTDEQVEQLLENLSKRHEEYRNKYQDLSEQEIYARYQERISDRVETWLGRLNNEQQKIVERWSQDFRISAYEWMAYQTRMREEWQRLLDKRDDLSYFQPNFHRLLFESEQYFSPELKKIIEYNRSVSQRYIVELSKTVSDKQLKRFRSELTEWKEIVADLQTP
- a CDS encoding sulfite exporter TauE/SafE family protein, encoding MLLEWMLLFSAGVAGGILNSVAGGGSFITFPALLACGVPPIAANATNTFAVSSGYLSGAYGFRHELTNDKQLLKLIVISLLGGALGAYLLLSIPENTFLVSIPWLLGFATLLFIFGQPMQQMVKRFVPQGQYSKRLASITLALTLLFVSAYGGFFNAGLGVVALSYLVLAGCQNIHQMNGLKLVISSCVSLSAIVLFVVENMIDWQRGGAVLVGSLVGGYAAARISSKIPQAYIRYFVIGSSVAITLYFFYQTYH